TCCACCTTTAATCAGTCCGAGTTGACGCAGTTGTTCGATTTGGTCGGCAAACCCGAAGGTTCTTGCTGGCGCGATCGCGTCCCCAAAGGATTCTATATCGGGAGTCCAGCTATACCACTGATTGCCAATGGGCGCGTAGTCGAAATCGATTCCGTAGGTAAAACGCAGTTGAGAGGCGGGAATTGCACTGACAAAGGCATCTCCCTCTTGGAGGGTAATGGGGGATTCGATTTTTAGGGGAGGGGGTTCTTCTTGGGTTGGAGTGAAGGGAACGATCCCCGATCGCGCGATCGCCTCTGTCCATTCCTTCGCCGAACCGTCGAGTAGCGGCACTTCTCCCCCGTCAATTTCAATTCGCGCGCGATCGATCCCACTCGCCGCCAAAGCTGCAAGCAAATGTTCCACCGTGCGCACCGTTGCCCCATCTTGGCGCAATTCAGTAGAAAGGGTGGTTTGATGGACGGCATTCACCGTTGCAGGAATTGCCGGGGCTTCCGGCAGATCGACCCGCACGAAATACCGCCCTTCCCCTTCACTCGCCGGTAAAACGCGCACCCGGACGGTTTCTCCAGAATGCAACCCGACCCCAGAGCGTTCAAAGGGGTGTTTGAGCGTGTTTTTCACAATCCTCGTCCTCTAGAAACGTTCGCCAATGCCAAAGTGAATGCGACTGTCCCCTTGGTCGTTCAATCCGTAATCCACGCGAATCGGCCCCAAGGGAGATTGAACCCGAACGCCGACACCATAACCCAAACCGCTTCCGGGCTTATTGCGAACTCCTGCCGGATTGCCGGGAACCGAACTTCCCGTCCCCAAATCCGTACCGTAATCCACAAATAATGCAGCGCCAATGCCAAATTGATTAATCCGGAACAAGGGAAAACGATATTCTGCGGTGAGTTGGAGGTAGGAACGACCGCTACCCACATCCCCTTCTTCGTAGCCGCGCACGGAGTTGGAACCGCCGAGAGAAAAGGCTTCATAGGGCGGTAAATCTCCCAGGACTGTTCCCCCTTGAAGGTTAAACGCCAAGGCTTGCGCGCCTTCGGTGAAGTTCGTCAGTTGTACGGGGATATAGTAGCTGTAGCTGGCTCGCACGCGGCTCATGAGAATGCTTCCCGAACCGATGGGAACCGTCTGGTCTGCTGCCAATCGCAATAGCGAGCCGCTTGTGGGTTGGAAGGGATTATTGCGCCGATCTTGGGTCGCGCCCACGCGCAAGGTGACGAGGTGATCCTTCCCGCTATCGTCAAAGGAAAGGAGATTGCCCAGTTCGTCTCTGGCACTGCGCCTGCCATTGTTATCCTGGATTTCTACCCCTTGAAATTCAAACCCAGCAGAAACGACCCATTCCGGTCTTTCAAAGGGACTGTCGCTCAAGGGACGCGC
The genomic region above belongs to Lusitaniella coriacea LEGE 07157 and contains:
- the lpxC gene encoding UDP-3-O-acyl-N-acetylglucosamine deacetylase; protein product: MKNTLKHPFERSGVGLHSGETVRVRVLPASEGEGRYFVRVDLPEAPAIPATVNAVHQTTLSTELRQDGATVRTVEHLLAALAASGIDRARIEIDGGEVPLLDGSAKEWTEAIARSGIVPFTPTQEEPPPLKIESPITLQEGDAFVSAIPASQLRFTYGIDFDYAPIGNQWYSWTPDIESFGDAIAPARTFGFADQIEQLRQLGLIKGGTLDNALVCDREKWLNPPLRFANEPARHKLLDLVGDLSLLGTFPQAHYLAYKASHQLHVQLAKAIRAANH